DNA from Zonotrichia leucophrys gambelii isolate GWCS_2022_RI chromosome 5, RI_Zleu_2.0, whole genome shotgun sequence:
TCTCCAGTCAGTCTCCACGGGCGCTGCACGGTGCCGCAGGGACGGGCGAGCCATCGGTCTCCATCCTCGGCCGAGCCCCGCGGCCGCATCCCCGGCGGCGCGCGGCCTCCCGCGGCCCGCCCGGCTCAGGGGCTGCCGGCGCCCGGCCCACTCCCGGCCGCGGGCGAGGGGGACGCGGCCGGcggggcggtggcggcggggccggggccggtgcgcggcggcgcgggcggagGCCCCGCCGTAGGTccggcgggcgcggcgcggaGCTGCGCGGGGgtggcggcggcgccggggccggggctggaggagccgccgctgccgcgCACCGGCTGCCAGATGAGGCTGTAGTAGACGGCGAGCACGATGGCGGCCAGCGAGACGGAGAGCACGTAGGCCAGCACGGTGGCCAGGCGCACCCACTTCTTGTTGGTCTTGGCCGCCATGCGCGCCTTCTTGTCCCCGGTGTAAGTGGCGGGCTTgccccgctccgcgcccgcctccttctccttcatgGGGGCCCGGCCCTTGGCCCGCTGCTCCACCGAGCCCTCCGTGCTGGCTCCGGCCCGGAtcggccgccgccgctgctcAGGACATGCCGGTACCGCCCGTGCTGCCACCGGTGCCGCTGCCCGCGCTGCCCCGCCGGGGGCGAGGGGCGGAGCGTAGGGGGCAAGCCCGCCCTGAGGGGTGGGAACgacaggaggggaggagggcaggggaggagaggagaggggcgGGCACGGGGAGGAGCCTGGGCCACCTTTAAAAGGAGCCCCCTCCCCCGGTGCCCGTGTCACCGCACCCTTTACCCGCCCTGCAGTGAGGGGTGGGCGGGAGCGGTGCCTTAGGGACACGGGCAGCGCTCGCCGAGCCGCAGGAACGCTTCTGGCGTGGCCTCCTGCAACGTGCCCAGCGCTGGAGGAGGTCAGGAGTCTCCTCTCTACCTTGGCTTCCCGACGGAGTTACTTTTTGCGCTCTCCCTGGTGCAGGTATGTGCTGCCTGCACCTCTGTGAGGCTGCAAGGGTGCCTGAGGCAAGCGGCAGTTTTTTAGAGGGAAAGACTGCCTTAGTTTTGTCCAAATTGGGTTCTTCCCAAGCCCGTTATTGAtacaatctaaacctcctcttaAGTTATGGCTTCACCTTACTCCACAGGTGTTAGTTCCCTACAAAATTGTTCTGTTGTCTTGTTCAAAAGGCAACTAAAATGGTGATTTGGGACATAAATTAGTTTTTGTTCTTTATGGTgcaagaaaattactttttggaATTATGTAGTTGTGCCTTCTGCAATCATTTTCTACCTCCCCTCAATCTGAGGTTAGTCAGGTGTAGTGGTTGCAGCAAAAACCTCCTGTAAACCAGGACTTGTAGATCTGGAGGAGCCTACAGCAACTGGAGAACTGCCTATAACCCAGAGGCTTCCCCAAGAAGACATGGGAATAAATGGAGTAGCTGCAAAATAACTGTAATTCTTGGAAAGCGAATTTATAGCACTTCCTACAAAATGGATTTTCTAGTAATATTTCAATGTGTTTCCCCTCAGTGATGGGtttgctccagctcctccttttttttggttCAGTAGGTGAAATGATGATGAGTTACTACCTCCCACAAGTCCCTTCCCTATGCTCTTGCTTAATTCCAGTGAAGAGGCAGAGGGTTGACATGTACCAAGAATGCCTCTGGGGCTGAGTGAGGTCTCGACAGTTTTTGCCTGAAGCTTGTTGGGTTGAAGTACTGAGGCCTGAACAACAGGCCCTGAGCCAAAGCTGACCTCTCGATGAACCTTCCAACCAGATGTTGTATGTGTCCACTCATTTCAACCAATACCATTAGCAATATGGTAGATGTATCTGGTCATTCTCAAAGCCTGTATTTGCCTTTCCCTGTTTAGGAACCAGATAAGGCTGGATGTGCAGGGGAGCTGTTGGAACATTCTCAGCAAATGTACAGTGTGATGGGCTTGCGATGTTCTGCCTTCAGCCCAACAGCCTCCCCTCCCTGTTGCATTTATTTGTGACTCACTCATGCTGCAGTGGAGACTTGCCCTTCCTAAAACACACAATTCCATGGTAATATTCAAGAAATTCAGTATTCTTAAGGCTCTCTTCTCCCTGCCAACCCTTTGCTCTCAGGGCTTTGAGTAGGAGCAGGCTTGTGTTCATTAAGTGTGAAGTCTTGGCTTTTGCCAAGGTCAGGTGAaggcttttcattttattgtggACAAGTAACTGTGTGTGAActtctctgcaggcagctgtgagcaggTCTGTGCCCTCTTTCCTAAAGAGAGCTCCTTGCTAACAACCATCCCTAAAGAGCTGCAGTAATAGTGCTTGCTTTGGCCTTGTGGTTTTAGCAAAAACACCAAGCTGTGCTCTGAGTGGATTCCTGTGGTACAGAACTGGAGCTCTGGGGTCTTGTAAAGTCACTGACTGTTTGACACTAGACACAGCTTGCAAATTATCCCTCTCTGGGATTCTTCCTAAGGAGCACAAAAGAGGTCCCTTGGAGACAGAGTCAGGGATACGTGATGCCCTGAGGGactcctgccagggaaggagagctgcagagtcCCTAAACAGCCTTCCTCCCACCACTCCAAAAactgctctgcaggctcctgtTCTTTATAAGCTCCTTTAATTTTGACTTCTCATGTCTGAGGGCCATAGAAAGCTTGAATTCTGCTGCTACCTCTTGTAGTGGGATGTTTGTTTGGTCTCCAAGGGCTCCCGAAGGATGTAGCTAAATGAACCTGCATTATTGATTTCCCACAATCACAGTCAGTGAATagcttcccagtgctgcaggaaagggaaaacttAATTAAGGGAAGATTGCTGGCCTGAGATAGATTCTCTCCATGCTTCTGAGAGTAGCAGAATACTGGATGGGATGCCTGAGACATCTGTCTGAGCTGTGCAAAGGCCtttgcagggaggaggaggagctctAGGTTGAGGCTGGATATTACAGAAATGAGAGCTTTGGGCTAGCATGTGGAGAAGTGAAGGGAAGACTGTGGCTGACGCTTGTTCAGTTTCTTGAACCGAGTAGGCAAACAGAGTAAGTTGGGCTGGTGCAGCGGGAAGTAAATGTGGATGAGCTTAAGAGCACAATGGGGCTTTCTCCCCCAGTATCCTGATTTCCTCTGCAGTGTTTTGTACTGGAGGTGAATACAGGTGGGAACAGGCTGCATTCACCTCCAGGTGTGGTAAAAGTTGCTTTCCTCTTCTTGTTACTCTGCTACTGAAGTGTACCATGAAATGGGCACGTTGATTGTGTGCCACTGCTCCTCATGCTTCCTTTCCTGTTAATGACCTGTCTTGGAAAGTCTTGTTCTtttcccagcagccatggcatggtacagccagccctgggcagcagtgacctggcactgcaggaatgTATGGGATGTTTAAATGTGATCCTGCTTGCAGCCTCACTGTGCTGGTTGGAAACATGCTGAAAGCTGTCAGTGCTGTAAACACAACACACTGCCCAGTGAGCAGTTAATTACAGGCCTAACCATGTCTTGGTGGTTGGACAGATAGTTtcttgggatttggggtttttttgcacaaGACCTCACTGCTTTTATGGTTTTGTGGCATCTGTGGTCACTTCTCTGTGCCATAGTCCACTGTCCTCTGACTTTTGCAGATCAAGCTGAAGAGTCATGCTGAAAGCTGTCAGGAGTCCTTGGCCGCGTGGTTTCAGCTCAAAATGGGACACAAGATACGTCCCTGTACACACACTCAGCAGTTCTGCTCTCCAGGGTGGTAAGAAAATACTGTCTTTGTGGTCTTAATGGGATTGTTAATCCTTTCCGGATTGCCAGCGCtctgagggcagagcagccacaggagcagtGGGATGGGCTGGCatttgcagagctgggagttCATTGCTGATGTGCAGTGTCACAGCTCTTCACTAGAGGACAGCATTACACATGGCAAATTAATTCTCCTGCAACAATGCTGGGAGAGATTTCTTACAGATTTCCTGTGCCAGGAGTAAGCTGGGGTGGAGGTTACAGTAATTTGCTGGAAGTCAGAAGGGAGGTTTAACGGTGTGGCTTAAATGAGAGTCTGGAAACCTTGTCTCCTAAACCTTGTCTGAAGGGTGATGCTGCCTGCCTTGCTGCTGCATGCACCCTGGGGGGGTACAGGCTGCTGGATAGGTAGcacagggagagaaggaagaatattaaattttaaaaagggaaatgtttgCATATCAAAACTATTGTAGCAAGTGGTGGGTAGCCTGGCAGGGAAGGTATGGGAGGAAAGCAAGGAGACAGGGATGTGGGACAAGTATGCACTGAGTGATGTGCCTTACAGGACAGAGAGAATAAAGGATGCTTTGAATAAACAAATACTGCTCAAGTGCTGCTGTTCGTGCCTGCTCTGATGttgcagctctcagcagaggGCAggactgctgctctgtgctatCAGGGCTCCATCAGCCATCTCTGCATGCAAGGGACAGAGGCTCCTACAGAGCAAGGAGTGTGAAGTGGAAGATAAGGAGGCTGGGTTGGGCAAGAGgaagggagctgcagcttttgTGACAACCTTTGTGCAAGTGGGGGTTTGGCCCTTGCTGTTGGGCATCACGTGGCCTTGCAGGGCAGCCACCAACTTGGGCACTGATCTTCATGCTGCTTGTGTTGAGTCGCAAATATGATTTCATTATTCATCGAATTAAGGTTTTATTCCTTAGGGGAAGCTGACCTTGAGTGACATGTAGAGTTAAGCTGTGGCAGGATTCTTGCTTACTTTGTTCATGAGGCAGAGAAAGCTGATGAATATCTGGGTGTGAGAGAAGGACAGAAGCAGCCTCTCAGTGAGGCCCTGGCAGGAAGCACACTTGGTTCACAAAGCTGTGATAACTGACAGTACCAGTCAAGCCATGGGATCCAGTAGCTATGACTGATCTCACCTGCCCTTGGCAGTACCAGGTGGCAAAGCTCATCCCACCTCTCACTGCTTTGCAGCTGTGACCTGCAGGgccttcctgcagtgctgtcagTGTTCCAGAGGCTGGGAGGACTGCAGCACCTCTGAGCAAGATTAATGCTCTCTATTTTCTCCATTGCTGCTCCCTAATTTAAGGGAAGTGAACCTGAAGCTGCTCTGGCCTTGCAGAAGAGATCAGGTGAGTGTAGAGAACTTTCACTCTCACTGCACTCTTTATcatcttctgtttctctccttGGGAGTAACCAATTTTCCTGAGTGTGGGATCCTGGTGACACTGGCTTGGCTGGGCCTGGAATATCCCCGTGACCGTAAGGAAAGAGAGCCAGCTGCCTTCTGTTGGATAGCCAATTCCTATAAGTGCAGAAAATGCCATGGTAGCTGGAAATGCGGAAGCTCTCTTATtcccaggggtttttttggcagatCCCTTGAAAGACCAAGGATGTTGTGTTTGCTCAGGGttctcttttcctgcagcagggagctctggttCCTGCTTTTACTGTTTTACAGTTGGAGCACTTGCTAAAGTTCCACTTTATCTCTCCTGCCTCATGCCAGTAGCACCTGAGAATGCCCTTAGGATTCCTTCAGTGACCATTCCCCAGCtgtccaggctgctccagactGCCAGACTCATCACATCAGGgctgggaagaaaggaaagaacaaaacatGCAGCTGGCTCCTCTTACAGagttggggggggtggggttgtTCTCCACCTTTTCTGTGCTACTTTTGCAGCAGCTTGTCCCTTTTGAGCCATGGCAATCTTGGCTTTGATAGGAGGTGAGGATGACATCCCATCATGTGCCTGGGAATCCACAGCAATCATAGCACAGTTATTTCCACTTGTAATTAGTTGTGGTGCTCTGCCTCTGACTAAAATTGATCTTGGCCATGTCAGGCCTTTTCATAAGCTGCTCTCTAGGTTAGCCAGTGCCCATCAGCCagtggagctgctttcctcctctgctgcccacaTGGAATTCCTTTGTTCCAAGGTCAGAAGCAGAGACTTGTTTTGGCCCTGTTTGCCTCTAACCTGTTCTGCTTTTggtcccttccctgctgctttgtCACTTTAATCCCCATCTTGCCCACCTCTCCTGTTCTATGTCCCATGTATCTGCCACAGAACCAAGTGAGTGTGTGGAACAGTGCAgttcctgggactctgggaaTGTTTCATTTCATCTGGGGAAtttccagctgccctgctggtCTGTCTCATTTTGAGGCTGACATTCAGAAGAGCCCataagagaaaggaaaactgttTAAGATTGGACAGTGCAGTGTGGCCTCAGAAATGGCATCTGTCCAGAGCAAGGAAGGAGTTTGTTTCCTGGGACATCTGGCCTCTTGCATGAAGGGGGCAGTCTGCTTGTAGCCAGAGCCGAGCTGCTCCGTAacacagctgcagaagcagTTGGAGCGTTTCTGGCAATGCCTGTACTTCGTCAAGAGAGCATTTAAGGAAGTTGAGTTGCGGAAGTTCACCGAGCCGGGTGcctcaccagcacagctccaaggAGTGGATCCCTCCCGGAGGGACGGTGGCTGTTTGTGCCCACCAGCACGCCAGCCTTGCTCTGGGTGACCTTGGGTGAGGCTCTACTTGCCTGGAGAGCTGTTGATTTACAATGCAGATTCATCGCTCCTcgcctgcctgcccctgcccctcctAAATTGGACTGGGATATAAGAGGTTGTTTGCTCTCCGATGCCAACAGAGGCCATGGCAGAACGCCCTGCCACGTGAGAGGCAGAGATAGAGAGGGGGCTAAGGAGGAGTGAGCTGTGCAGTTGCTCTTGCTTGTGGTAGCTGAGGAGCACATCTGTAGGACCATGTCTGTGCTGAaccctgtcctgcagcccacGAAGGTGAAGGAGTACCTGTGCAAGGGTGACCGCTTCATCAAATGGGATGATGTGAGTACTGGGgtgtcccttccctgggctctgcctggggtGGCAGCGAGACACTGGCTGGGTCATGGTTTGTGGGGAGGCTGGGAGCCTGTGTTCTGTGTGGGATCCCACCTGACAGCAGAGATCTCTAGATGGCGAGAGGGAACTGGGAAGAACAGGAAAGCTGAGGACTGAAGTTAAGGGGAtgttgtgtgtgtctgtgtgtgtaagAGGCTGGGGATATGCTTTCTACATCTCTTATAGTGGAGGATGGAGACAAATGGAGCGAGCGTGCTCTGGGTCTATGTGTGCAGCCCCTGGTGTAGGACACAAGGTCCAGCCCTGAGGAAGATGGTCGCTGCTGGGAGTCTCTGTGGGGTGATATGCAAATACCACATTTGGGCTTTCTGGAGGCACATAAGGGGTAGGGTAGGATCTACTTCAGAGTAAAAAACACACATTGCACTTTTCAGATAGAGATGAAATCAGGCTCCAAGTTGCTTCCTCTTATGGCCCTGTTGCCTGAGTGGATCGGGGGTGAGCCATGGCCTCCCACGCCTGCCCGGCCCCTGGGCCTGGGAATGACTGAAGAGCAAAGGGCCTGTGCTTTAACAGGGCTGAAGCCTCAGGGTGCTGCagcaagctgctgctctctccagctCATTGTCCTCTATACCTTCAAAACAGCTGCTTTGCAGTCACTGCCTTTCTGTGTGAGGGGAACAAAGTgtagagcagcagcagttcatTGGAATGTAAGGGCTCCCCTCCTCACTTTCGAAGGAGGCAAAAGAGTGCTCACCCCAGCACCCACAAACGTGAGCAggaggagagctgctgctgggcatggaTGTTGATAAAAGGGGGAAAGCCCAGATTATGGTTATTCACAGGGGTCTGGGGAGATGGTTCATGTGGTGGTGCAAATGAGATGATCAGAAGgaacctgcagcagcagtgcaggagggatTAGCACTTTTGTGGGTGTGAAGCTGGAATAGAGTGTTAAGTCGCAAAGGAGCATGTGGGGGAGTGGATCACCTGTGCCCAACATCAGTGGGGTggtccagcagcactgagaatGAGAGCAGTGTACTGTGCAGCTGGCAGGAAGGATGGATGTGAGGAATAGGAGCTGGAATATGGCTGCCAGTTCCCCTGTGAGCAGTACATAAACAGGAGGATGACACTGGGTACAGTGAAAAGCACAGCCTTCCTCTTTCCTGTGggcctgctccctg
Protein-coding regions in this window:
- the INAFM2 gene encoding putative transmembrane protein INAFM2, giving the protein MKEKEAGAERGKPATYTGDKKARMAAKTNKKWVRLATVLAYVLSVSLAAIVLAVYYSLIWQPVRGSGGSSSPGPGAAATPAQLRAAPAGPTAGPPPAPPRTGPGPAATAPPAASPSPAAGSGPGAGSP